The following are encoded in a window of Primulina eburnea isolate SZY01 chromosome 4, ASM2296580v1, whole genome shotgun sequence genomic DNA:
- the LOC140829396 gene encoding ankyrin repeat protein SKIP35-like, with protein sequence MEAKKVFVVGRESDIGSEIGSRSLDTEGEVNIEQRQCSDDDLMEMEIETADAEKSSLSDEGEYGTDIVGFSSDKSGVGSPNNVIFSREAPLVMKGDLSTSVCTFGAEKLKSRLAASERDHGKNERKLSRVDRIELGRLFQGAVSAHDWELAESLILLADFQTLNDALCISLDSIWFLSTHQELDGITGLIRKIIANGAYDFTRAALRTSFLASCVTACQSQTMSLADTVNVMAQRLHERLQECNGDEVLKAEAGAKVQKFTEWALKCISFHSRCQSNRDRVGHPSAVGIQLQLSAFKTFLDITGNHLTGKDFTEAFDAACFPLTLFSSSFDPGWSSGLSATAIQGLLGMLVEGGADNVNQCFLEASRFGSTELVRILLQIAQRNSLDVDVDLALGFASHYGKIGTMECLVEEGNAMAFLGPLMRAAERGCIPVVQWFVQRGCRDMELCLALTAATSSSQVEAAAYLLPHVPQHILAALSIEILKAAGERSGGSLDGVAFLLHSDFLRDPAATYAVADTIARSEDEPVAPELRDFLQEYWSEAAFLDGLRQGEVHFSNLVQILKWGESPICLSDLPGPLRVAIAYMPLYRECIKAGGRLLSQKHRGQLVEAARRLGGAVLDEPGQRTELLAVLEHHLPPFLLHPASSRVAP encoded by the exons ATGGAAGCAAAGAAGGTTTTTGTGGTTGGTAGAGAAAGTGACATCGGAAGTGAAATAGGCAGCCGATCCTTGGATACAGAGGGTGAAGTAAATATCGAACAACGTCAGTGTTCCGATGACGACTTGATGGAAATGGAAATTGAAACCGCTGATGCTGAGAAGTCAAGTCTGAGTGACGAGGGTGAATATGGTACTGATATTGTTGGTTTTAGCTCAGATAAAAGTGGGGTAGGTAGCCCCAACAATGTAATTTTCTCTAGAGAAGCGCCACTTGTAATGAAGGGAGATTTGAGTACAAGTGTTTGTACTTTCGGTGCGGAGAAACTTAAATCCAGGCTGGCTGCTTCTGAACGCGATCACGGGAAAAACGAGAGAAAGCTCAGTCGAGTAGATAGAATTGAGCTAGGCCGGTTGTTTCAGGGGGCTGTGAGTGCTCACGATTGGGAGCTTGCTGAGAGTCTGATCTTGTTGGCAGATTTTCAGACACTTAATGATGCACTCTGCATTTCCTTGGATTCAATCTGGTTTTTGAGCACACACCAAGAATTGGATGGAATTACTGGATTAATTAGGAAGATCATAGCTAATGGGGCATATGATTTCACTCGAGCTGCTCTTAGGACCTCATTTCTTGCTTCGTGTGTAACTGCTTGTCAGAGTCAAACAATGAGCCTGGCGGATACTGTTAATGTGATGGCACAGAG GTTGCATGAAAGGCTGCAGGAATGCAATGGAGATGAAGTTTTGAAGGCTGAAGCTGGTGCCAAGGTTCAGAAATTTACTGAGTGGGCTCTTAAATGTATAAGCTTCCATTCTCGTTGCCAGAGTAATAGGGATAGAGTGGGTCATCCCTCTGCTGTCGGAATCCAGCTCCAGTTGTCTGCTTTTAAGACATTTTTAGATATTACTGGCAACCATCTCACTGGAAAAGATTTTACAGAGGCATTTGATGCAGCTTGCTTCCCACTTACGCTTTTTTCTAGTTCATTTGATCCTGGTTGGTCATCAGGTTTATCTGCAACAGCAATCCAAGGACTGTTGGGTATGCTGGTTGAGGGGGGCGCAGACAATGTTAATCAATGTTTTCTGGAGGCCTCACGATTTGGGAGCACAGAGCTTGTTCGCATTTTATTGCAG ATTGCTCAAAGAAACAGCTTGGATGTGGATGTTGATCTGGCATTGGGTTTCGCTTCACATTATGGTAAAATCGGTACAATGGAGTGTCTAGTGGAGGAGGGTAATGCTATGGCTTTCTTGGGTCCTCTGATGCGAGCTGCTGAGAGGGGTTGCATACCAGTTGTTCAGTGGTTTGTTCAAAGGGGTTGCCGAGACATGGAACTGTGCCTCGCCCTCACAGCTGCCACATCAAGCAGTCAAGTCGAGGCTGCGGCATATCTTCTGCCCCACGTTCCCCAGCACATTCTTGCTGCCCTCAGCATCGAAATTCTGAAGGCGGCAGGTGAAAGAAGTGGTGGCTCTCTTGATGGGGTAGCGTTTCTCCTCCATTCAGACTTTTTACGGGATCCGGCTGCTACTTATGCTGTTGCTGACACAATCGCCAGATCTGAAGATGAGCCTGTTGCCCCCGAGCTCAGGGATTTTCTTCAAGAGTACTGGTCAGAGGCAGCTTTCTTGGATGGACTGAGACAAGGAGAAGTACATTTCTCAAACTTGGTTCAAATTTTGAAATGGGGCGAATCTCCAATCTGTTTAAGTGATTTACCTGGCCCCTTGAGGGTGGCGATAGCATACATGCCTTTGTACAGGGAGTGCATCAAGGCCGGAGGTCGTCTATTATCACAAAAGCATCGCGGGCAGTTGGTGGAAGCTGCAAGAAGACTTGGAGGGGCGGTACTAGACGAGCCGGGCCAGAGGACAGAGTTACTGGCAGTACTAGAGCATCATCTTCCTCCATTTTTGCTCCACCCAGCTTCAAGTCGTGTGGCTCCTTGA
- the LOC140829397 gene encoding desiccation-related protein At2g46140, with product MASCDEPEIVERGDKKDEEKGGFIDKVKDFIHDIGEKIEETIGFGKPTADVTAIHIPHINLEKADIVIDVLVKNPNPIPIPLIDINYLIESDGRKLLSGLIPDAGTIHAHGSETVKIPFCLIYDDVKNTYADIKPGSIIPYRIKVDLIVDVPVLGRLTLPLEKTGEIPIPYKPDIDIEKINFEKFSFEETVATLHLKLENKNDFDLGLNDLDYEIWLCDVSIGSADLVKSANIEKNGITSIDIPITFRPKDCGSAVWDMIRGRGTGYSMKGNINVDTPFGPMKLPISREGGTTRLKKKKEDGGDDDDDDEE from the exons ATGGCATCTTGTGATGAACCTGAGATTGTTGAAAGGGGAGACAAGAAAGACGAAGAGAAAGGTGGATTTATCGACAAGGTTAAGGATTTCATCCATGACATTGGTGAGAAAATCGAGGAAACTATAGGATTTGGGAAGCCAACGGCTGATGTTACTGCCATTCATATACCTCACATCAATCTTGAAAAGGCAGATATAGTCATCGATGTTCTCGTGAAGAACCCGAATCCTATCCCGATCCCTCTCATTGACATAAACTACTTAATCGAGAGTGATGGAAGGAAATTGCTTTCGGGTTTGATTCCAGATGCTGGAACAATTCATGCACATGGTTCGGAGACAGTTAAGATACCTTTTTGTTTAATATATGATGATGTCAAAAACACTTATGCTGATATAAAGCCGGGAAGTATCATTCCTTATCGAATTAAGGTTGACCTCATAGTGGATGTGCCGGTTCTTGGAAGGCTTACATTGCCGCTTGAGAAGACCGGAGAGATCCCAATACCCTATAAACCAGATATTGATATTGAGAAGATCAATTTTGAGAagttttcttttgaagaaaCCGTTGCAACTCTTCATTTGAAGTTGGAAAATAAGAATGATTTTGACTTGGGGCTTAATGATCTCGACTACGAGATTTGGCTATGTGATGTGAGCATCGGTAGTGCTGATCTTGTAAAATCTGCTAATATTGAAAAGAATGGAATCACCTCCATCGACATTCCCATTACTTTTAGGCCAAAGGATTGTGGTTCTGCTGTTTGGGACATGATTCGGGGAAGAGGAACTGGATATTCCATGAAAGGAAATATCAACGTGGACACTCCTTTTGGGCCAATGAAGTTACCAATTTCGAGGGAGGGTGGTACCACTCGTCTTAAGAAGAAGAAGGAAGATGGaggtgatgatgatgatgatgatgag GAATGA